AACGTGTACGTTAATTGGCGACATGAAAATAGAAACTTGTAAACGCTTGTCTTTGAAGAATTCACCTTCATAAACTTCTTCTATAACCACAACTTTTCCGTCAACAGGAGCAAGAATATGATCGCTGTTTCTGATTGCAATTCTTTTAGGATTTCTAAAGAATTGTAAAATAATAATCAAAACCAATAAACCTGCCAGTTGCACTAGTATTCTTAACCAACTGATATCAATAAATTTTTCAGCAAGCAAAATTACGGCAACAGCAAATACAGTACCTAATAAAATGGATGGTCCTCCTTCTTTATGAAACATAATATAAAATTTGATAAAATAAAAATATAATTGGTGCTACAAATATAACACTATCTAGTCGATCTAATACACCTCCGTGGCCAGGCATTATCGAGCCACTGTCTTTTACACCTGCAACTCTTTTGAATTTTGATTCGATCAAATCTCCAATAGTTCCAAAGATGCTAACAATTAAAGCAATTATCATCCAGATTAAGATCGATTTACTGCTAAATTCAGGTTTAGGCTGTATGTATAATTTTGATATTAAAAAACCGGCAAAAGCAGCAAAAACAACTCCGCCAAGAAAGCCTTCTATTGTTTTTTTAGGAGAAATACGTTCAAATAATTTGTGTTTACCCATGGATTTCCCAACCAGATAGGCAAAAGTATCATTGGTCCAGATTAAGACAAATAACCCAATAATAATTTTTGGATTGTAATCTTTGATTCCGAAAGAAATTTTTGTGATAAAAAGAAAAGGCAACATGATATACCCAATCAAATAGATGTATTTTGAAACTTTACTAATGTTTTGAGTATCATCAAATAAAAAGAAAATACATTTTATAGAGACAATCAGAGTGATTATAAGTAAAACAGAAAATAATTTATCTGTATCAACTGTAATTTGGATATTATCTTTTAGAAATTTGTTGATGTAATTCTCTGTTTCAGTTCTGTAAAAACTAATTAAAGAAACCGTAGAGTAAAACACTGTAACAAATAAAATAGAAGCAACTTTATTGATGTTAACTAAATTGCAAAACTCATAAGTTGCAATAATTAGAAAAATACCAAAAAGAATGATAAAACTCTCTGTCGAAAACAGAATAGAAGTTAGTAATAAAGCGATATAAACAGCACCAGAAATGGTTCTCTTGAGTGTTTCATTCATCTTAAAGATCTTCTAAGAGCAATAAATAAAGATTCTTGGCAACACTTCCGTATTGTGTAAAATCTTCTTCTTTCGCTTTTTCGAAATATTTTATTGTGGTAATGTTAGTAGGATAATCTCTTTCGTATTTACGTTTAATGGCACTTAAACCATCACTTTTTATAGAAAGGATCTGACTTGTTGTAGCAATAATTACAATATTTGCGGGTAATTCGTTTGGTTTGTTTTGTCTAATTTGTTTTGAAGAGAACAAAATAGAACCTTCATCAGCAATTAGATTTTCGCAACTTGCTAAAAGGAATTTTGGTTTTGTTGGTGCAATATAAAGTAACTTGTTTTCATCTAATAAATGAAAAAGACCAGGTTCATAACAAAGAACTTCATTTTCGAACCAATCATTTTCTTCTAAAATATTTTCAAATTGTTCTGCTACTTCTTGTTTGTTTTCACAATACAAAAACTTTCCACCGTTTTTCTTAAAATTGAAAATGAACCTTTCGTCTATAGACAAATGGCTATCCTGAATGGAATTGCCTGCATATTCGCTTTCATTCTCTTCGTCAGAAGCGGCATCACTTGAACCAAATATTTTTTTGAAAAAATTCATTTTTATATGAAATACTTTACATGTTAATTGAAAACGTTCAAAGATAAAAAAATCTTAATTCAAAAGGCTATTTTGAATTAAGATTTTAAAAAATATTGCATATTTCTGAATAATTTACGAAACCACTTCTTCTAAATTTTTATCAAAAGTACGTTTTCCGAAAATTGTTTCTAAGTCATCTTTAAAAATAACTTCTTTTTCAATTAGTATATCAGCAAGCTGATTTAACTTGTCTTTGTTTTCTTCTAAAATTTCAATTGCTCTTTGATATTGACCTTCAATTAATTCTGAAATTTCTTTATCAATGATTTTTGCAGTTTCATCAGAATAAGGTTTAGAAAAGTTGTATTCACTTTGTCCTGTTGAATCGTAATAAGTAACATTTCCAATTTTATCATTCAAACCGTAGATTGTTACCATTGCACGCGCCTGACGTGTAACTTTTTCTAAATCGCTCAATGCGCCAGTCGAAATTCTGTCAAAAGTTACTTTTTCAGCAGCTCTTCCACCCATTGTTGCACACATTTCGTCTAACATTTGATCTGTTCTTACGATTTGTCTTTCTTCTGGTAAGTACCAAGCAGCTCCTAAACTTTGTCCACGAGGTACAATAGTTACTTTAATAAGTGGTGCAGCGTGCTCTAACATCCAGCTTACTGTTGCGTGACCAGCTTCGTGAATTGCGATTGCTCTTTTCTCTTCTGGAGTAATAATTTTATTTTTCTTTTCAAGACCACCAATAATTCTATCGACAGCATCTAGGAAATCTTGTTTGTCAACTGCAGTTTTGTTATTACGAGCGGCAATTAATGCAGCTTCGTTACAAACGTTTGCAATATCAGCACCAGAGAATCCCGGAGTTTGTTTTGCTAAGAAATCAAGGTCAAGACCTTCAACTTTTTTGATAGGTGCTAAGTGTACTGCAAAGATTTCAGCTCTTTCGCGAATGTCCGGTAAGTCAACAAAAATTTGTCTGTCAAAACGTCCAGCACGCATTAAAGCTTTGTCAAGAACATCAGCTCTGTTTGTTGCAGCCAAAACGATTACGTTTGAGTTTGTACCAAAACCGTCCATTTCTGTCAGTAATTGGTTCAATGTATTTTCTCTCTCGTCGTTTCCGCCTGACATATTGCTTTTTCCTCTTGCTCTACCAACAGCATCGATTTCATCGATAAAGATAATAGCAGGAGATTTTTCTTTAGCTTGTTTGAATAAATCACGAACACGTGAAGCACCAACACCTACAAACATCTCTACGAAATCAGAACCTGACAAAGAGAAGAAAGGAACCTGAGCTTCACCTGCAACCGCTTTTGCAAGCAAGGTTTTACCAGTTCCCGGAGGACCTACAAGTAAAGCTCCTTTTGGAATTTTACCTCCAAGATTAGTGTATTTTTCAGGGTTTTTCAAGAATTCTACAATTTCTTGTATTTCTTCTTTAGCACCTTCTAAACCTGCAACATCCTTAAATGTAGTTTTGATATCAGTTTTCTCGTCAAATAATTTAGCTTTAGATTTTCCAATGTTAAAAATTTGTCCGCCACCGCCACCTGCGCCACCTGACATTTTACGCATAATGAAAATCCATACACCAATAATAATGATGATAGGAAGTAAGCTGATTAAAATATCAGTCCAATTGTTAGCCTCTTTAAAGTCGTAATCAATTAATTTCTTTTCGGCTTTAGCTCTGTCAAGTTTTTCCTGAAAAGATTTTAAATCACCAAACTTGGTAGTATAATGTGGTCCCTTATTTGGCCTGTCAAACATATCTTTAGATACCTTTTTATTAGCAGGATCTTTAAGTCCGGCGTCAGAAAGGTAAATTTCAGCATCTTTATTATTAAAAATAATAACATTTTTAATTTCTCCTTTAGTCAACATATTGTCAATGTTAGAAGATTTAAGCTGAGCTGGTTCGCTCATACTTGATCCTCCTGTTGCAAAACTTATAAATAAAAAAACTAAAAGTATTGCAGTGTATATTAACCAAGGACTTATTTTAAATTTACTCGGATTTGGATTATTATCTTTAGCCATTAGAAAAAATTTTCTTTAGTATTTGTTTTCGATTGTAGTAATTTTGGCGTCACCCCAAAGGCTTTCGATATTATAGTATTCACGAATGTGTTTCTGGAAAACATGTACTACGATATGCACATAATCCATTAGAACCCATTCTGCATTATCGGTTCCTTCTACGTGCCAAGGTTTGTCTTTTAAATCTTTGGATACTGTTTTTTGAATTGAGTTTACAATGGCGTTAACTTGGGTATTAGAGCTTCCGTTGCAAATTACAAAATAGTCACAAACAGCCGTGTCTATTTCTCTTAAGTCAAGAATATCGATATCATTTCCTTTTACTTCTTCAATCCCTTTGATTATGTTCGCCAATAGAACATCATTATTAATAGTCTTTTTCGCCATGAATTATTTTATATGAATTTGTAAAGTTACCAAATTTTGTGATTATTTTTGAACCTTAACAAAATATTAAATTAAGTTATTTAAATTACTTAAATGAAACTAATCAAACTCGATGCCATAGATTCAACAAATGATTTCTTAAAATCATTGTCAAGCCAAGATGAGCTTGATAATTTCACTGTCGTAACGGCTGAAAATCAGACAAAAGGAAAGGGACAGATGGGAGCGAAGTGGCAGTCGGAATCAGGTAAAAACTTAATTATGAGTGCCTTGGTTAAGGATTTTTTATATGATAATGAACAATTTTTTAACCTGAGTATAGTAGTTTCATTAGCTGTAATTGAGGTATTAAAAACGTTAAATATTTCTGATTTAAGTATAAAATGGCCAAACGACATTATGTCATACAATAAAAAAATTGGTGGCATACTAATCGAAAATACCATAAAAAGTGATGGCAGGATCGTGTCAGTTGTCGGATTAGGACTAAATGTCAATCAAACTAATTTTGATCAATTGCCAAATGCTTCTTCCTTGTCAGTTATCGCAGGACATTCTTTTGATAAAGATGCTTTGCCTGTTTTAATTATCGAAAAAATGAAAGAAAAAATCGAATTATGGAACACTAATTCAGAGGATTTCTGGACAACTTACTTTGATACTTTATTCCGAAAAGGCGTTCCAATGCCTTTCAAAAATCTCAATTCTGAAAACTCAGGACAGAATTTTATGGGAATTATTCAAGGTGTTTCTTCCGTTGGAAAAATTCAAATTTTGCTTGAAGATGATTCTGTTTCAGAATTTGACATTAAAGAAGTTCAGATGCTTTATTAATGGTTCTGAGGTTTTGAGTTGCTAAGGTTCTAAGGTTTTTTATCGAATTATAATACGTCTGTCATTGCGAGGAACGAAGCAACCACGATATCAAATTACTTATCGATTCACAAAAGTGAGATTGCTTCGTTCCTCGCAATGACTAAAATCAGCATAAATCCGTTTAATCTGCCAAATCCGCGGGCTATTTCTTTTTAAACCTCAACTACTTTTATTGGTTTTGGCGCTATTTTTCGG
This genomic window from Flavobacterium sp. 9 contains:
- a CDS encoding lactate utilization protein B/C: MNFFKKIFGSSDAASDEENESEYAGNSIQDSHLSIDERFIFNFKKNGGKFLYCENKQEVAEQFENILEENDWFENEVLCYEPGLFHLLDENKLLYIAPTKPKFLLASCENLIADEGSILFSSKQIRQNKPNELPANIVIIATTSQILSIKSDGLSAIKRKYERDYPTNITTIKYFEKAKEEDFTQYGSVAKNLYLLLLEDL
- the ftsH gene encoding ATP-dependent zinc metalloprotease FtsH, giving the protein MAKDNNPNPSKFKISPWLIYTAILLVFLFISFATGGSSMSEPAQLKSSNIDNMLTKGEIKNVIIFNNKDAEIYLSDAGLKDPANKKVSKDMFDRPNKGPHYTTKFGDLKSFQEKLDRAKAEKKLIDYDFKEANNWTDILISLLPIIIIIGVWIFIMRKMSGGAGGGGGQIFNIGKSKAKLFDEKTDIKTTFKDVAGLEGAKEEIQEIVEFLKNPEKYTNLGGKIPKGALLVGPPGTGKTLLAKAVAGEAQVPFFSLSGSDFVEMFVGVGASRVRDLFKQAKEKSPAIIFIDEIDAVGRARGKSNMSGGNDERENTLNQLLTEMDGFGTNSNVIVLAATNRADVLDKALMRAGRFDRQIFVDLPDIRERAEIFAVHLAPIKKVEGLDLDFLAKQTPGFSGADIANVCNEAALIAARNNKTAVDKQDFLDAVDRIIGGLEKKNKIITPEEKRAIAIHEAGHATVSWMLEHAAPLIKVTIVPRGQSLGAAWYLPEERQIVRTDQMLDEMCATMGGRAAEKVTFDRISTGALSDLEKVTRQARAMVTIYGLNDKIGNVTYYDSTGQSEYNFSKPYSDETAKIIDKEISELIEGQYQRAIEILEENKDKLNQLADILIEKEVIFKDDLETIFGKRTFDKNLEEVVS
- a CDS encoding biotin--[acetyl-CoA-carboxylase] ligase; this encodes MKLIKLDAIDSTNDFLKSLSSQDELDNFTVVTAENQTKGKGQMGAKWQSESGKNLIMSALVKDFLYDNEQFFNLSIVVSLAVIEVLKTLNISDLSIKWPNDIMSYNKKIGGILIENTIKSDGRIVSVVGLGLNVNQTNFDQLPNASSLSVIAGHSFDKDALPVLIIEKMKEKIELWNTNSEDFWTTYFDTLFRKGVPMPFKNLNSENSGQNFMGIIQGVSSVGKIQILLEDDSVSEFDIKEVQMLY
- a CDS encoding phosphatidate cytidylyltransferase encodes the protein MNETLKRTISGAVYIALLLTSILFSTESFIILFGIFLIIATYEFCNLVNINKVASILFVTVFYSTVSLISFYRTETENYINKFLKDNIQITVDTDKLFSVLLIITLIVSIKCIFFLFDDTQNISKVSKYIYLIGYIMLPFLFITKISFGIKDYNPKIIIGLFVLIWTNDTFAYLVGKSMGKHKLFERISPKKTIEGFLGGVVFAAFAGFLISKLYIQPKPEFSSKSILIWMIIALIVSIFGTIGDLIESKFKRVAGVKDSGSIMPGHGGVLDRLDSVIFVAPIIFLFYQILYYVS
- the rsfS gene encoding ribosome silencing factor; translation: MAKKTINNDVLLANIIKGIEEVKGNDIDILDLREIDTAVCDYFVICNGSSNTQVNAIVNSIQKTVSKDLKDKPWHVEGTDNAEWVLMDYVHIVVHVFQKHIREYYNIESLWGDAKITTIENKY